From one Vibrio neonatus genomic stretch:
- a CDS encoding NUDIX hydrolase, giving the protein MHKTLHSWKNLSLIEEPLTLPNGVEVEHTSIVHPGAVVILAKTSQNKLLLLNQYRPSLKDWLLEIPAGTLDPNEDPLTAAKRELEEETGYSAKKWQSFGKLTPMAGFCNEVQYLYLAQDLSLTQSLSQDTDEVIEVLEVSIDDLLAWIQQDKITDAKTIATLSKALLNGILN; this is encoded by the coding sequence ATGCATAAAACTCTGCATAGCTGGAAGAATCTCTCTCTCATTGAAGAACCGTTAACTCTGCCCAACGGCGTAGAGGTTGAACACACCTCAATTGTTCACCCTGGCGCGGTGGTTATTTTGGCAAAAACATCACAAAATAAGCTGTTATTGCTCAATCAATACCGCCCTTCATTAAAAGACTGGCTTCTAGAAATACCCGCAGGCACGCTCGATCCAAATGAAGATCCACTGACTGCGGCCAAGCGTGAACTGGAAGAAGAAACCGGATATAGCGCCAAAAAATGGCAAAGTTTTGGCAAACTTACCCCAATGGCGGGATTTTGTAATGAAGTCCAATATCTGTATCTTGCGCAAGACTTATCATTGACCCAAAGTTTAAGCCAAGATACTGACGAAGTTATCGAGGTGCTTGAGGTTTCCATTGATGATCTGCTGGCTTGGATTCAACAAGATAAAATCACCGACGCTAAAACAATCGCAACGCTGTCAAAAGCATTACTCAACGGAATATTAAATTAA
- the fabV gene encoding enoyl-ACP reductase FabV: MKIEPVINGVVARTAHPAGCEQAIKNQIELVSRSKPISDGPKRVLILGGSSGFGLAARIALTFGGANADTIAVSFERGPSEKGVGSAGWYNNIYFKQQAQAKGAEAVNIIGDAFSDSVRQQVLDAIDTQFDGQVDLIIYSLATGVRPKPNSDELWRSSIKPIGESLTGASIRLEDDTWQETQLPAASEQEILDTQKVMGGEDWQSWIDLLINKDAIAPNCQSIAFSYIGPECTYPIYHQGTLGRAKVDLHQTSHAINLKLAPFNGGAYACVCKALVTKASVFIPTFAPYVLALYKTMKAQGLHETCIEQMQRLFNSKLYPQPIVDGERLIRMDDWELKHSVQQNVSALLPQLTADNFSQLGDYHGFKTEFLQLNGFAIDGVDYQQEYTLEQLQALRP; this comes from the coding sequence ATGAAGATTGAACCGGTAATCAATGGCGTTGTCGCCCGCACTGCGCATCCTGCAGGATGTGAGCAAGCAATCAAAAACCAAATAGAACTCGTTTCTCGTTCAAAGCCCATCAGTGATGGGCCTAAACGGGTATTAATTCTCGGTGGCTCATCAGGATTTGGGCTTGCGGCGCGCATTGCGCTTACCTTTGGCGGAGCTAACGCTGACACTATTGCCGTTTCTTTTGAACGAGGCCCGTCGGAAAAAGGCGTAGGAAGTGCTGGATGGTACAACAACATTTATTTTAAGCAGCAAGCACAAGCGAAAGGCGCAGAAGCGGTAAATATCATTGGCGATGCCTTTTCAGATTCAGTGCGCCAGCAAGTATTAGACGCCATTGACACGCAATTTGATGGACAAGTCGATTTAATCATCTACAGCCTAGCCACTGGCGTGCGCCCTAAACCGAATTCAGATGAACTGTGGCGCTCATCAATAAAACCCATTGGCGAGTCTTTAACAGGCGCAAGCATTCGCCTAGAAGATGATACTTGGCAAGAAACTCAATTACCTGCGGCCAGCGAACAAGAGATCCTAGATACGCAAAAAGTGATGGGCGGTGAAGATTGGCAAAGCTGGATTGATTTACTGATCAACAAAGACGCCATTGCGCCAAATTGCCAAAGCATTGCTTTTTCTTATATTGGCCCAGAGTGTACGTACCCTATTTACCATCAAGGGACATTGGGACGCGCTAAGGTCGATTTGCACCAAACCAGCCATGCCATTAATTTGAAATTGGCCCCTTTTAACGGCGGTGCGTACGCCTGCGTTTGTAAAGCATTAGTGACTAAAGCCAGCGTATTTATTCCCACCTTTGCCCCTTATGTATTAGCGCTCTATAAAACTATGAAAGCGCAGGGACTGCATGAAACTTGTATTGAGCAGATGCAGCGCTTATTTAACTCTAAGTTATACCCACAACCCATTGTGGATGGAGAGCGACTGATTCGGATGGATGATTGGGAATTAAAGCACAGCGTACAACAAAACGTCTCCGCACTGCTTCCTCAGTTAACGGCGGACAACTTTAGCCAGCTAGGCGACTATCACGGTTTTAAAACCGAATTCTTACAACTGAACGGGTTTGCCATTGATGGTGTAGATTATCAGCAAGAGTACACCCTAGAGCAATTGCAGGCTTTACGCCCTTAA
- a CDS encoding DEAD/DEAH box helicase, with the protein MPASQFADLGLETSLVEHLEKLNIVTPTPVQAEGIPHVLEGRDVLAAAQTGTGKTAAFGLPIIQKLMGEITAHNPQSQCKVKALVLVPTRELAQQVFDAITEYAKPTELKTVVVYGGTSFNVQVTNLNRGCDILIATPGRLLDHLFNKNLTLQYTQYLVLDEADRMLDMGFMPDIKRILQKLNSDRQTLFFSATFKKAVKNLAYKILNNPVEVEVSPANSTADSVEQIVYPVDKKRKRELLSYLIGSRNWQQVLVFTRTKEGAEALAKELKLDGIQAASIHGDKSQGARQRALDEFKAGKVRALVATDVAARGIDVKELEHVINYDMPYKAEDYVHRIGRSGRAGNVGHAVSLMSHNEQYLLEAIERLLDQKLPQEWLAGFEPSPDSEVFEENAPRRSRSSEKRKLKAKLGVHKNRGKNRRR; encoded by the coding sequence ATGCCTGCATCCCAATTTGCCGACCTTGGTCTTGAAACATCTCTTGTTGAACACTTAGAGAAACTGAACATAGTGACACCAACACCGGTACAAGCCGAAGGCATTCCGCATGTACTTGAGGGACGAGACGTATTAGCCGCGGCGCAAACAGGTACTGGCAAAACAGCCGCTTTTGGATTGCCGATCATTCAAAAGCTGATGGGTGAGATCACCGCTCATAATCCGCAGTCACAATGCAAAGTCAAAGCTCTCGTTTTAGTGCCAACGCGTGAGCTGGCGCAGCAAGTGTTTGATGCTATTACTGAGTATGCTAAGCCGACGGAGCTAAAAACCGTGGTGGTGTACGGCGGCACAAGCTTTAATGTGCAAGTGACTAATCTTAATCGTGGCTGTGATATTTTAATCGCCACTCCCGGAAGGTTACTTGATCATCTGTTTAATAAAAACCTCACTTTGCAATACACCCAGTATTTAGTGCTTGATGAAGCAGACCGCATGTTGGATATGGGTTTTATGCCCGATATTAAACGCATTCTGCAAAAGCTAAACAGTGACCGTCAAACTCTGTTTTTCTCCGCAACCTTTAAAAAAGCGGTTAAAAATCTTGCGTACAAAATCTTAAATAACCCAGTTGAAGTGGAAGTAAGCCCTGCCAACTCAACAGCGGACAGTGTTGAACAAATCGTTTATCCCGTAGATAAAAAGCGTAAACGTGAATTGTTGTCGTATCTAATTGGTTCGCGTAATTGGCAACAAGTACTGGTGTTTACTCGAACCAAAGAGGGCGCCGAAGCACTGGCAAAAGAGCTAAAACTGGATGGCATCCAAGCTGCTTCCATTCATGGTGATAAAAGCCAAGGCGCAAGACAGCGCGCGTTAGATGAGTTTAAAGCAGGCAAAGTGCGCGCGCTGGTGGCAACGGATGTGGCCGCTCGTGGCATTGATGTTAAAGAGTTAGAACACGTCATCAACTATGATATGCCATACAAAGCCGAAGATTATGTGCACCGCATTGGTCGCAGTGGCCGTGCTGGCAATGTGGGGCATGCGGTGTCTTTGATGAGTCACAACGAGCAATATCTTTTAGAAGCCATTGAGCGATTGCTGGATCAGAAATTACCGCAAGAGTGGTTAGCCGGATTTGAGCCAAGCCCAGATTCAGAAGTGTTTGAAGAAAATGCGCCTCGTCGCAGTCGCAGCTCTGAAAAACGTAAGCTGAAAGCAAAATTAGGCGTTCATAAAAATCGTGGTAAGAATCGCCGCCGTTAA
- a CDS encoding ATPase RavA domain-containing protein: protein MENTRVSHAQRALRSERINKLVKVLSEGVYEREHTIKLCLLAALSGESVFLLGPPGIAKSLIAKRLISAFESSSYFEYLMTRFSTPEEVFGPLSIQDLKDHGRYVRLTKGYLPTANVVFLDEIWKAGPAILNTLLTVVNEKTFKNGSEIEKVPMRLLISASNELPDQDSGLEALYDRMLVRVFVNRIQDKQNFHSMLTVGTPQEAQVPEDLTISNQEYTQWLSELDSMPLSDEVFNKLYQLKTMLETRHKENEDKLNSDELYVSDRRWKKAVKLLKASAFFNGRQKINALDLLLIQDCLWNSPASRLIVREVMHEFALKHAFNQKEILQIIEDSNEELADIQADIEDANVMQVESEHTSGLLRKGKEGFKVDLDDWRSHSVGNARNLVKLVLLQSNQSVSEHDKGDTRYVYVPHTELVNAINHGGGDVYGYVNHNPNLMSLKFALDGENHLVIKDIANRSVLLGLVTNAGLDVEKHQTWHARANEAVNQLMQAELLFTKVRSDFHGALPHNFIEPELPTAMESSLQQLSVTLSESQQRSKKVAQRIGMLADFFTE from the coding sequence ATGGAAAACACCCGTGTGTCTCATGCGCAGCGCGCATTACGTTCCGAACGTATTAATAAATTAGTTAAAGTGCTTTCGGAAGGTGTTTATGAACGCGAACACACCATTAAACTCTGCTTACTCGCCGCCTTATCCGGTGAGAGCGTGTTTTTGCTGGGACCGCCGGGAATTGCCAAAAGTCTGATTGCAAAACGTCTCATTTCAGCCTTTGAAAGTAGCAGCTACTTTGAGTACCTAATGACGCGCTTTTCAACCCCTGAAGAGGTGTTTGGGCCGCTCAGTATTCAAGATCTAAAAGATCATGGGCGTTATGTTCGTTTAACCAAAGGTTATTTGCCCACTGCTAACGTGGTGTTCCTTGATGAGATTTGGAAAGCAGGTCCGGCAATCTTAAACACCTTGTTGACCGTGGTGAACGAAAAGACCTTTAAAAATGGCAGTGAAATTGAAAAAGTGCCGATGCGCCTGTTAATTTCCGCGTCCAATGAACTGCCCGATCAAGATAGCGGTTTGGAAGCACTGTACGATCGCATGTTGGTGCGCGTGTTCGTCAATCGAATTCAAGATAAACAAAACTTCCATAGCATGCTCACCGTTGGCACGCCGCAAGAGGCGCAAGTGCCTGAAGATCTGACTATTTCAAACCAAGAGTATACTCAGTGGTTAAGTGAGCTTGACAGCATGCCACTATCTGATGAAGTATTTAACAAGCTGTATCAGCTAAAAACCATGCTCGAAACTCGCCACAAAGAAAACGAAGACAAACTTAACTCAGATGAGTTGTATGTGTCAGATCGTCGCTGGAAAAAAGCGGTGAAACTATTAAAAGCGAGTGCGTTTTTTAATGGCCGTCAAAAAATCAATGCCCTTGATTTACTGCTCATTCAAGATTGTTTGTGGAACAGCCCTGCATCGCGCCTTATCGTTAGAGAAGTCATGCATGAATTTGCGCTAAAACACGCCTTTAATCAAAAAGAAATTTTACAGATCATCGAAGATAGCAATGAAGAACTCGCTGATATTCAAGCTGATATTGAAGATGCTAACGTCATGCAAGTAGAGTCCGAGCATACCTCTGGACTGCTGCGTAAGGGTAAGGAAGGCTTTAAGGTTGATCTTGATGACTGGCGCTCGCACAGTGTGGGCAATGCCCGTAATTTAGTGAAACTGGTGCTATTGCAAAGTAATCAGTCTGTCTCTGAGCACGACAAAGGCGATACCCGTTATGTGTACGTGCCACACACTGAGTTAGTTAATGCCATTAACCATGGTGGTGGTGATGTGTATGGCTATGTCAATCACAACCCTAATTTGATGTCTCTCAAATTTGCATTAGATGGCGAAAATCACCTTGTTATTAAAGATATTGCGAATCGCTCTGTATTACTAGGTTTGGTCACCAACGCAGGGTTAGATGTGGAAAAACATCAAACTTGGCATGCGCGTGCCAACGAGGCGGTGAATCAATTGATGCAAGCCGAACTGCTGTTTACCAAAGTGCGTTCAGATTTTCACGGCGCTTTGCCGCATAACTTTATTGAACCTGAATTACCGACTGCGATGGAGTCAAGTTTGCAGCAACTGTCTGTGACCTTAAGTGAGTCACAGCAAAGATCGAAGAAAGTGGCGCAAAGGATCGGTATGCTTGCCGATTTCTTTACCGAATAG
- the viaA gene encoding ATPase RavA stimulator ViaA, whose product MLGVDALNLAMSVAESGMVETAVNDLIGRSQVLMASEKPGMQASVTNHLRKWKGSVKRRISKVSESEQIRQELALYQTVIHWDEAQFEAQIKSTIRQLKGNSNFYSTAKRLLERQESAPNPMFAHFFCDQWYQSLYRSVKQLQLDELEVDKQKFLDDLYNRMENMKNMRQIGDAGDEAQLGRLWDMAAAKLSRTDVATMAKYATFLRKHSGLKEIANELGRMASQVDDPALRKRPAVELQLVEEQSDEATDDIVGIHESDDLSKLLPNETMFLAYPELEVIFYQHLVDKRLMNYRTAGKSRKLRKVNAHTPNSSELDLEKGPFIVCVDASGSMSGFPEQCAKAMAYALMQIALAEQRDCFVIMFSTEQITYELTKKDGLREASDFLSYTFHGGTDFEPVLQKCIDLMHTDKFLNADMVVLSDFIAPKQSQEMVDKVAELQARHNRFHALCLSKYGNPELLDIFSHHWSYHPGLMGRFIKKL is encoded by the coding sequence ATGCTTGGAGTTGATGCGTTAAATCTGGCAATGTCGGTCGCCGAATCGGGTATGGTTGAAACGGCAGTCAATGATTTGATTGGCCGCAGTCAGGTATTGATGGCATCGGAAAAACCCGGCATGCAAGCGTCGGTTACCAACCATCTGCGTAAGTGGAAAGGTTCGGTTAAACGACGCATTAGCAAAGTATCTGAGTCGGAACAAATTCGCCAAGAGTTGGCACTTTATCAAACCGTAATTCATTGGGATGAAGCTCAGTTTGAAGCGCAGATAAAATCGACGATTCGTCAGCTAAAAGGCAATAGCAATTTCTACTCCACCGCAAAGCGCTTGTTAGAGCGACAAGAAAGTGCGCCCAACCCTATGTTTGCGCATTTTTTCTGCGATCAATGGTATCAATCTTTGTATCGTTCGGTGAAGCAGTTGCAACTTGATGAGCTAGAAGTTGACAAGCAAAAGTTTTTGGACGATTTGTATAATCGTATGGAAAACATGAAAAACATGCGTCAAATCGGCGATGCGGGAGACGAAGCGCAATTGGGTCGCCTATGGGATATGGCGGCCGCTAAGCTAAGCCGCACCGATGTTGCAACCATGGCAAAATACGCCACCTTTTTGCGCAAGCACAGCGGCTTAAAAGAGATTGCCAATGAACTTGGGCGCATGGCAAGTCAAGTTGACGACCCTGCGCTGAGAAAAAGACCTGCGGTGGAATTGCAATTGGTCGAAGAGCAGTCAGATGAAGCAACCGATGATATTGTCGGCATTCATGAAAGTGACGATTTGAGCAAACTGCTGCCCAACGAAACCATGTTTTTGGCTTACCCTGAACTGGAAGTGATTTTCTACCAGCATTTAGTTGATAAACGCTTGATGAATTATCGCACCGCAGGTAAGTCTCGTAAGTTACGCAAAGTGAATGCGCATACGCCAAACTCTAGTGAGTTAGATTTAGAAAAAGGGCCATTTATTGTTTGTGTGGATGCCTCAGGTTCAATGAGCGGTTTCCCTGAGCAGTGCGCCAAAGCAATGGCGTATGCTTTGATGCAAATTGCGCTCGCTGAGCAGCGAGACTGCTTTGTAATCATGTTTTCTACCGAACAAATCACCTATGAATTAACCAAAAAAGATGGCTTGCGTGAAGCGAGTGATTTTCTTTCGTACACATTTCATGGCGGCACAGACTTTGAGCCTGTATTGCAAAAATGCATCGATTTAATGCACACCGATAAATTTTTAAATGCAGATATGGTAGTGCTGTCAGACTTTATTGCGCCTAAACAGTCGCAAGAGATGGTGGATAAGGTGGCTGAGCTACAAGCTAGGCATAATCGTTTCCATGCCCTTTGCCTTTCTAAATATGGCAACCCCGAATTACTTGATATCTTTAGCCATCATTGGAGCTATCATCCAGGGTTGATGGGACGATTTATTAAGAAGCTGTGA
- a CDS encoding sensor domain-containing phosphodiesterase, whose product MARVNTQQLEVPNKIYCSWQDMLEILAKFSHVPVAMINRLNQHQLDVFCCNHNIDNPIRVGDTFALGEHHFCETTLKTDSILVVPDRTLDPKWQHLSKPLTDKTRSYLGVPLHWPNGTPFGTLSILDNKINHFKISIRELLSVFKDSVEAQLTVIYQNQKLQLVNKELQSRIQNRTVELANLSYQLDKESTKRKQLEREIHYQQHHDTGSGLLNAKAWELETNRIVNQADLHNQEVAVFYLGISNGQRIQIDMGAETLDQIIKQIKDKLGELGPKTQLSARPRSNDIAFTLLSNNDNKNYDAIIRHIMDVTSQDFDVPSGKVRLQVYVGASISHPQRNPQNMALTVQAYQAMQNARESGKRILFYDDNQIEGGTKLNRLESYFIESIRDNAIKLFYQPQIALKNGQWYSASTSIRWDHPILGNVSELSISQLCDQPEIADALCHFVVRKSIYIAKQWRAIKPNFRVAIKLNACQLASKDLAMYLHLWLKEAQIPGAALEIEVSEKQLFANESTLQATLEQISSLGINLTLCDFGHGHASFSYLKHSPFKRIKIDKSFTDNLQHSSEDRSFLHSLMQITTRLGLDTVLTGVESKEQEQWLLQFDTPYAEGKKYHGPMTRKDFEQFLYKQSEINQH is encoded by the coding sequence ATGGCCAGAGTTAATACCCAACAGCTAGAAGTCCCTAATAAGATCTACTGCTCATGGCAAGATATGTTAGAGATCCTAGCGAAGTTTTCGCATGTGCCTGTGGCCATGATAAATCGTTTAAATCAACATCAACTGGATGTATTTTGTTGCAATCACAATATTGATAACCCTATTCGAGTAGGCGATACCTTTGCCCTTGGCGAGCATCACTTTTGTGAAACCACTTTAAAGACCGACTCTATTTTGGTGGTTCCCGACCGAACCTTAGATCCTAAATGGCAACATTTATCCAAACCCCTGACCGATAAAACCCGTTCTTACTTGGGTGTGCCACTGCACTGGCCAAATGGCACTCCTTTTGGCACCTTATCGATCCTCGATAATAAAATTAATCACTTTAAGATTTCTATTCGAGAATTGTTGTCGGTGTTTAAGGATTCAGTCGAAGCGCAACTCACCGTTATCTATCAAAACCAAAAGCTACAGCTGGTCAACAAAGAGCTGCAATCGCGCATACAAAACCGCACTGTAGAGCTGGCTAACCTTAGCTATCAGCTTGATAAAGAATCGACCAAACGTAAGCAACTCGAGCGCGAAATCCACTACCAGCAGCATCACGATACTGGAAGCGGACTGTTAAATGCTAAAGCGTGGGAGCTAGAAACCAATCGCATTGTCAATCAAGCCGATTTACACAATCAAGAAGTGGCGGTTTTCTATCTTGGCATCAGTAATGGGCAGCGAATCCAAATTGATATGGGCGCAGAAACGCTCGATCAGATCATCAAACAAATCAAAGACAAGCTCGGTGAACTGGGGCCAAAAACTCAATTGAGTGCTCGCCCGCGCTCAAATGACATCGCTTTTACCCTATTATCGAATAACGACAACAAAAACTACGATGCGATTATCCGTCACATCATGGACGTAACATCGCAAGACTTTGATGTGCCATCGGGTAAAGTGCGCTTGCAAGTGTATGTCGGTGCTTCTATTAGTCATCCGCAACGAAACCCACAAAATATGGCATTAACGGTGCAAGCCTATCAAGCGATGCAAAATGCCCGCGAATCAGGTAAACGTATTCTGTTTTATGATGATAACCAGATTGAAGGCGGCACTAAGCTCAATCGCCTTGAGAGTTACTTTATTGAATCTATTCGCGACAATGCCATTAAGTTGTTTTATCAACCGCAAATCGCACTAAAAAATGGTCAATGGTACAGCGCCAGCACCTCGATTCGTTGGGATCACCCCATTTTAGGTAATGTGTCTGAGCTCTCTATTAGTCAGCTGTGCGATCAACCAGAAATTGCCGATGCTCTGTGCCATTTTGTGGTCCGAAAATCCATTTATATCGCCAAGCAATGGCGCGCCATTAAACCCAACTTTAGAGTGGCGATTAAACTCAATGCTTGTCAACTTGCCTCAAAAGACTTAGCCATGTACCTGCATTTATGGCTTAAAGAAGCACAAATTCCCGGTGCAGCGCTCGAAATCGAAGTCTCCGAGAAACAACTGTTTGCCAACGAATCCACCCTGCAAGCCACATTAGAACAAATTTCTTCACTGGGCATTAATTTAACCCTATGTGATTTTGGGCATGGGCACGCCTCATTTAGTTATCTAAAACACAGCCCGTTTAAGCGCATTAAAATCGATAAATCCTTTACCGATAATTTGCAACACAGCTCCGAAGATCGCAGCTTTTTACATTCTTTAATGCAAATTACCACCCGTTTAGGCTTAGATACCGTACTCACAGGCGTTGAAAGCAAAGAGCAAGAACAATGGTTATTGCAGTTTGATACCCCGTATGCCGAAGGTAAAAAGTATCACGGCCCTATGACGCGCAAAGACTTTGAGCAGTTCTTATATAAACAAAGTGAGATAAACCAGCATTAG
- the ltaE gene encoding low-specificity L-threonine aldolase, producing MDFRSDTVTQPTQAMRDAIANAPVGDDVYGDDPTVNELEAWAAKTHGFEAALFTSSGTQANLLGLMSHCGRGDEYLCGQQAHNFRYEAGGAAVLGSIQPQPIMNEPDGTLCFKKLEAAIKPDDFHCAQTKLLSLENTINGKVLPLEYLAQARQFVDKHGLKLHLDGARVYNAAVALGVDIKEIAQHFDTMTVCLSKGLGAPIGSLLLGDTVTINRARRIRKMLGGGMRQVGLLAAAGKLALTEQVAQLSVDHANAQILAQGLAKLKGFHVKPELVQTNIVFAKLDDAVDIDAICADLEKEGILVTPSNPIRFVTHKDISADDIKLLLERLASKLND from the coding sequence ATGGACTTTCGCTCAGATACTGTCACCCAACCTACCCAAGCAATGCGCGACGCCATCGCTAACGCCCCTGTAGGTGACGATGTTTACGGGGATGACCCAACCGTTAACGAACTGGAAGCTTGGGCGGCAAAAACTCATGGGTTTGAAGCTGCGCTGTTTACCTCATCGGGTACACAAGCCAATTTACTGGGCTTAATGTCGCATTGCGGACGTGGCGATGAGTATCTTTGTGGTCAGCAAGCGCACAACTTTCGATACGAAGCTGGCGGCGCGGCAGTATTAGGCTCAATTCAGCCACAACCTATCATGAACGAACCTGACGGCACTTTGTGTTTTAAAAAGCTTGAAGCGGCCATAAAACCAGACGATTTTCACTGTGCGCAAACTAAATTACTCAGTTTAGAAAACACCATTAATGGCAAAGTACTGCCGCTTGAGTATTTAGCCCAAGCACGTCAGTTTGTGGATAAACACGGTTTAAAACTGCACCTTGATGGCGCACGTGTTTACAATGCAGCAGTGGCGTTAGGTGTTGATATTAAAGAAATTGCTCAGCATTTTGACACTATGACAGTGTGCTTATCTAAAGGCTTAGGCGCACCGATTGGCTCTCTTCTCTTAGGTGACACTGTCACCATAAACAGAGCGCGTCGCATCCGTAAAATGCTTGGCGGCGGCATGCGTCAAGTAGGTTTGCTGGCGGCCGCTGGCAAATTAGCGCTCACTGAACAAGTCGCGCAACTGTCGGTCGATCATGCAAACGCGCAAATTCTGGCGCAAGGTTTAGCTAAGCTAAAAGGCTTTCACGTTAAACCTGAACTGGTACAAACCAATATCGTGTTTGCCAAGCTTGATGATGCGGTTGATATTGACGCTATTTGCGCCGACTTAGAAAAAGAAGGCATTTTGGTGACCCCAAGTAACCCTATTCGCTTTGTGACCCACAAAGACATCAGCGCGGATGATATCAAGCTGTTATTAGAACGTTTGGCAAGCAAATTGAATGATTAA
- a CDS encoding ABC-ATPase domain-containing protein, translating to MDLLTAKLKKLEKQNYSAYQQIKGSYDFTDFTLHIDHVQGDSYASPSRFRAIRPWSVTGLDFIKETSEAYQLAARDFIGRTLAEFAKQDNAISVATTAQVVLDNTAVLFTEQGIELRFRINLPADGRSILAKKALNIITFYLPKYIRKATLWRELDQTRFAKHCEVIEDQSALREQLAEHNLVSFIANNSVLPRLSGESDMPMKDALPMKAPSELAVTLHTPNRGYVTGLGIKKGITLIVGGGFHGKSTLLNAIEKSIYDHIPGDGREYCVTDPLSMKIRAEDGRCVHNLNIANFINHLPMQKSTTDFSTQDASGSTSQAAWLQESIESGAKCLLIDEDTSATNFMIRDERMQALVAKDAEPITPLVDRIAELRDQESISSIIVMGGSGDYLDEADNVIQMHEYQPVDVSEKAKQVIALHPSARSHECEQPLQESKPRSFNRACLQTLLAEGKFRVGAKGKNALRFGKEFIDISALEQLQTSNEINAIGWTLFQLAQQPGWSSDLSLESEAILETLDWHAAMPNNGDIAKPRVLDLLATLNRLRKAQFKASK from the coding sequence ATGGATCTGCTTACCGCAAAACTGAAAAAACTCGAAAAACAAAACTACAGCGCATATCAACAGATCAAGGGAAGTTATGACTTCACCGACTTCACCTTGCACATCGACCATGTTCAAGGTGATTCCTACGCTTCCCCTTCCCGATTTAGAGCCATTCGTCCGTGGTCTGTAACGGGTTTAGATTTCATAAAAGAAACCTCAGAGGCGTATCAATTAGCGGCGCGTGATTTTATTGGGCGCACCCTTGCCGAGTTTGCTAAACAAGATAATGCCATCTCAGTCGCCACAACGGCGCAGGTAGTGTTAGATAACACCGCAGTCTTGTTTACCGAACAAGGCATAGAATTGCGTTTTAGAATTAATCTTCCGGCCGATGGACGCTCTATTCTGGCTAAGAAAGCGCTCAATATCATTACTTTCTATTTGCCGAAATACATTCGTAAAGCCACCCTGTGGCGCGAACTTGACCAAACCCGCTTTGCTAAACATTGTGAAGTGATTGAAGACCAAAGCGCGCTTAGAGAGCAACTTGCCGAGCACAATTTAGTCAGCTTTATCGCCAACAACAGTGTATTACCGCGTCTATCTGGTGAAAGTGATATGCCAATGAAAGACGCCCTGCCAATGAAAGCGCCGTCTGAGCTTGCAGTGACATTGCACACGCCTAATAGAGGTTATGTCACCGGTCTTGGCATTAAAAAAGGCATCACTTTAATTGTCGGCGGCGGTTTCCACGGTAAATCGACGCTATTAAACGCCATTGAAAAATCCATTTACGATCATATCCCCGGTGACGGTCGCGAATATTGCGTCACCGATCCATTAAGCATGAAGATCCGCGCTGAAGACGGACGTTGCGTACACAACCTCAACATTGCCAACTTTATCAATCATCTGCCAATGCAGAAATCCACCACTGATTTCTCCACCCAAGATGCTTCTGGCTCAACCTCACAAGCGGCTTGGTTGCAAGAGTCGATAGAATCTGGCGCTAAATGTTTGCTTATCGATGAAGATACCTCAGCAACCAACTTCATGATCAGAGACGAGCGCATGCAAGCGCTAGTGGCAAAAGACGCCGAGCCTATCACTCCTTTGGTCGACAGAATTGCTGAATTGCGCGACCAAGAAAGTATCAGCTCCATCATAGTGATGGGAGGATCAGGGGATTATCTTGACGAAGCGGACAATGTGATACAAATGCATGAGTATCAGCCTGTTGATGTCAGTGAAAAAGCCAAGCAAGTGATTGCGCTGCACCCTTCTGCGCGTAGTCATGAGTGCGAACAACCGCTACAAGAAAGCAAGCCGCGCTCGTTTAATCGTGCTTGTCTGCAAACCTTACTTGCAGAAGGCAAATTTAGAGTCGGCGCGAAAGGGAAAAACGCTTTGCGTTTTGGTAAAGAATTTATCGACATCTCGGCCCTAGAGCAGCTACAAACATCCAATGAAATCAATGCCATTGGCTGGACACTGTTTCAATTGGCTCAGCAACCGGGTTGGAGTTCAGATCTCAGCCTTGAGAGTGAAGCGATACTAGAAACCCTAGATTGGCATGCCGCTATGCCAAATAATGGTGATATTGCTAAGCCGCGAGTATTAGATTTACTGGCAACCTTAAACCGCTTACGCAAAGCGCAATTTAAAGCCTCCAAATAA